The DNA window aatcatttttaatttctaatattttatacACTTTTTACCAATTACACCCACAAATTTATTTATGTTCATATTCGTCcgaattataatattatttatattttaaaaaataatttgctattaatttttttaattataaacatcttataaaattaagtttatatttttaggttattatatcataaaattatctatgtaatgtttttatattattgtctcgtaaaattaattgtttaatattttttaattgtctcgtaaaattattaatgtaagatttttatattattgttttataaaattattcatgtaATAGTTTTATGTCATTGTCTCattaaatcatttaataaagaaataattaattaaatataactacAAATTATATGtaccaaaatgtaaattaaccacattattatattcaaaaagtgaaatggtGAAGGAAAAATTCCTTCACCATTTTTGATGAAAGAAAGTATGAGGGAGTCACCAAAATGCATTTTGGTGACTCCCTTAAAAATGGGGAGTCATCAATTTCCATTTTGatgactccccctgaagatggTCTAACACATGTGACTTTAATTTTCACATACAAATTAATTTATgctaataaaaatatgtaataaaaaataaaataaaataaaaacacaattttactatCAAGAACACTAATTAATCCGCCTATACCAAACTATTCAATGATCCAACTAAAAGAATTAGTATCAATCTATgccatatttttctttaaataaaattttcctaCAATCTAAATTGTAGAAAACTCCTACAACTATTGACATGTCATTTTTTAAGTGGCTATTTTCAatgtatttaatatatttgtaaaatttcaatttgagttcctatattttattgaaagttatattttaattatttagactattttattttttcatttttccaactatattttttattaacattttatcatgaatgaaataaaaaaaaactattataattttgtttaataatttaaaagttactATTATACCCATTACCTAAAATCATTTAACTGTAACttactataattttataaaataaaaacgaataaaatatatgcttatttaaaataatgtattatttcaaaaaaattaattaataaaaaatattagtaactttacttataaaaaaattatttgcttaactaatttaataatctttattaatttaatttcaacaatCATTTTACTATCTACAACATTACTGTCTAAAATAACTACTAAAATATAGAAAATGAatctaaattgaaaataaacgaTCATACTGCTTATCAGGTTGCAATTTTAGAAGCCGCAAGTTGTGTGGGCATGTGTAATGTGAAATATAGGAACTAAAGTTGAAATTTTGCAAGTATATTAGATGCATTGAAGATGGCCACTAAAAAGATGTCATGTCAATGGTTGTAAGAGTTTCTTACGACCAAAGTTGTAGgaaaattttattcataaatctttttccttttttcccACTCCACCCTCCATTTCCTTTGCTctgtaaaatattaaaaaccgGATCCCTATTATTTTCCCACCAGTAGTAACCAACAGCCACTGTTGCACCACCAACACCACCATCTTCgccacaaaaaaaaaacaaaaaaaaaaacaaaaagccACCGCTACCTCGACCACAACAGTCCGTGATTATTCACGCCATCTCTCTAAAGAATCGGAATTGATGGCCGACGTTCGGTTAGCCAAACTCTTTTATGTTACTTTTTTGAGAAAGAGGGAGGAGAAGAAaatgagagagaagagagagaggAAAAAGTGTGATTATATGTctaaagtaaaattataattttttaaacacaTAGGGTAGAAATATAAAAGAGTTAAAAATGTGATGTATTTTTGTCAACTTTTCCGTAATGAGgtataatttacaaatattttcttattttcagtaaatatataaatttctcaaaatataaatttaatttcgtCATTCTGCCAGCACAACACAAATTTAATTTCGTCCTTAAGCTTGACTTGCCTATTATCAGCAATCAAAACTCTATTCGATATAGAACTGGAATATTCATTTCAATTATTGGATTTCGATCAAGAGTAACAACTGATCCAAACGAGGCAATTGTACTAACCCTCTTATGAACATGTATTGAGGAAAAGACAGGATcctattaattattttgttcaCCTAAAAAGACTTGCATGGCACCGAGGCTGAAGAATAGCAGCAGTATGCTAATGCAAGCACACCAAGAGATTCACTTTTCTACTTCTGATGAGTAATACATTTAAATAACTCGTTGAATGGGAGATAAGTATATAAGATCAAGTAGCTAAACCAACTATATGCCTATCGATACTACAATACGAAACCATTCTTCTTCACCACCTTCTTCGCCTCCTCCCGTACCAATACGCAAATGCCGCTACTGATGCGGCCACAACAACTCCGGCCGTTGCGTGCCAAGCATACAACGGTCTCTCCAAAATGAGGCTTGAAGTTCCGACAGTCGGAGATGTTACTGGATTCTCGCTAACTGTCAATGCAAAGCCAAACCCCTGCCTTTCCAGATCGGATAAGTCCTCGATTGCTGGCTTACGTCTAGTCGCCTTAGCCAAAACTTCATATTCTTCTTTGGTTCCTCCTTCGAGGAAAGAACCGACCAGATGACCTTTGTTTACCCAGTATGCTCCAATTGTGCTTCCCGAGTAATCCCCAAAATGCACTACTTCTCCTACACTGTCCCCGTAAAACTGCCACGACAGCGCGAAGACTCGGGAGTAGAAAAATGGGAGATAGTCGAAGTCTTCTGTTTTATTTGGCTCCATTATTGAAGCTACTGCATGTCTTGCGGATTTTCGAGCCGAGTCAACATGCTCTAGCCTACGAGTTTCACCAAATAGTTTGACTGGAAATGCTGCAACATCTCCCACTGCATACACTGAGCTGTTGCTTGACTGCAATTGTCCGTTTACTTTGATCCCGCCCTTGTCCAAAGTTAGTTGGCCTTCAAAAAGACTCGTGTTTGGACGTATCCCTATTCCTACCACAACAAGGTCTGCAGGTAGCTTACTTCCATCTCGAAGATTAACCGCTGTAACCtgtacaaataaaattaaaaagtaatcgATTATCTACAATAGGTATCTTACATGCTGGCAGGTCATAGCCATTGCCATCATACAAGGAACAATGATAGTCGCCACTTTCTTTTTTCAGAAAGTCAGTTTCATACACACGCACTTAATTTCGGACTCtattaatttattcttttcagctagaaaaataaaagtctTTAGCCAATACAAATTCGCAGAATAGAAAATGCCAACTGATCCATAGAATGACAATTTCCAAGAAGAAGTAGCTTTACCTTTCCGTTGAAATCCATATCCAAAGAAGACAAAACTGTTCCCTTGATAAACTTTACTCCTTTAGATATGTAATAATCTTCATAATAACTTGCAATTTTAGGAGTAAACAAGCGGGCCACTGCAAAATGAAAAACCATTAGAAGTTTTACCCCTACAGTACTATCATGCAGAAATATAAAGAATAGCTTAGGATAAACTTAATACTTCACTTTGCAGAATATAAATCTAAGAGATCCCAAGGCAGCAATGATTTCATAGACATCAATTCAAATACCATCTGGTAGTcccatttatttgattttatatgcTTTCTACATACGCAAAAAGCTGTGAAACATTAATTGAGAAAGATGATATCAAGAATACTCACTACAATGTTCTTCTGGGAAAACCATGGttacatttattttattgattgcCAAAGATGCAGCACACTCCATTCCAATGTAGCCACCACCGATTACAACAGCATTCCCACCAACACAAGATTTCATCACATTAACTAGCCTGTCGGCATCAGCTAAATCTCGCAGATAGCAAACATTTTCAGCGTTCGATCCACTCACTCCAAATTCTTCAAGCTTCAAAGCCTAGATTCAACACATGAAATCAGTTAAaattagagttagaaattcCCTTTTTACAGTTATGTAATGCATCTACACTTTGTAAACAATATATAATTTCCAAATTCTGCAAAGACGAAAAGTCAATCCTCAATTATAGCAagcaaaagaataaaaaattgttTCAGAACCAAAGAGGTGAACATGAAGGAAAATGAATGCATCTATATCAATATTTGGCTAGATAAAATAGTGGATCTCctaaattaatagtggtttgtgCACATAGACAACCAAATTCCTTCGGCTACTAGAGATGATTTACAGTATCTGAAATTGCCAATTGTACTGTCACaagctttttaaatttttataatgcaCTAGCCTGTAGTATAACAAATTCAACTGTCTagcaaattaaaattaaacaatgaaAAAAGATCAGTTTCCAATACCCGAGCACCTGTTGCAATAATGAGAATTTTGTAGCTTATAGTCTCTCCAGCTGCAGTTACTAGTGTCTTGCGTCTCACATCAGCAGACTTAACTCGAGTTCCAAGGACCAATTCAATGCCTAGAAAAGAGAGTTCCGATATTAAATGGACAAAAAGATGCAAagtacaaaacaaaaaacatagcTAGTTGAAAGTTAGAAGACTCGAGCAAATTCATAGATGAATTTTCACAAGTTTTGAACATGATATATAAGAACTTCATGAAGGCACAAGTGTGTTTCATCATAAATACATCCATTATAAAAACATCATCATAAATGCATCCATTGAAAACAACGCGTCCTTGTATACGCCTAACTAGTAAATTGGTAAGTGAAGATCTAAATGGTCCTTCCCCAGAGGAAACAAAATCTAACCTTGATTTTTGGATAAAAGAAAGACAAATTCGGGTAACATAGCACATGTTGAATACAggaattcataaaaaaatagaaacgaTATGAGAAATGAAAAATTACCATGCTCTTTATAGCTCTTGGGTGTCAGCCTTTCCTCATTAGCTCCAACACAAGTGTGAAACGAAGGAAGTCTCGCCGGGTCTGCATGAGACGATGATATGAGAAAGGAAAAAAGAATACAAACCAAGAACTGATTAAGTTTCAGTTTTCCGGTTGAATTGTGAGCTGAAACACATTAAATCAAGCTCATCCTCATGCACTAAAGTCCAAACATGTTACCCTTAAGGTCTGATTCTGACTGAAAGTCATATATATTATTCAAGCTAAAAATTATTCAATGCCTTGGAGGGAAACCACCAGGTCAAAAAGATTTGCTCTCTCTTAAGCTTAAACTGAAAAAGAAGATTCGTCtatgaaaagaacaataaatatGAGAACATTTACCTTCAGGAAGTAAATACCCTTTGCTCAGTGCAGGTCTCTCATAAGGAGGAACCTGAAAGAAATTCAGTAAATGGTCAAAATTTCCAATTGGAGAATGTTCAAATACGCTTCATTTGCCGAGAAAGCAACACAATtcagggggggggggggggataaGAAAATGAACCTGAGCTCTTAATAATGTATATTCAAACCTTGTATAATCACACCCATGAGTCTACTAGCACAATTCCATTTCACATACGCATATGTTTTCAAGTGCGCTGCTTATATTAAGTTAGGATTTACTATTGCACATTCTTCTGCATCCATCACCGAAACTTTTACAATTCTACGTTTAAGAAAttcctttttttatatatacaaaaacGCTTATAAGACTCCATATTTATtccctttaaaaaatattatcccCCTCATTTTCCATTTCCATGCTCCATAGAATTACGTATTATCGGACACTAGAAAACACAATAAAATCCCAGAACTGAAGGATAACGCCGAGTCTCCGACGATTGAAATTCCCTCTTTAAGAGTATGATAATAAGATATAGAGATTCTATAGTAACAGGCCAAAACTTGCATCAATATCTTGGTTGGAAATTACAAACAACCTAAACTAAAAGCAACAAAAAGGAAGACTTTGATGTAACTTGTAGAGTTGTAGTAAACTGGAAGTTCCTAACCCTAGTTGAATATTCCTAGTAAAATAAATCCATAGATAAGATACAAGAAATGCTAAATGTTCCAAATTCATAGCAACTGAGCAGCCTTTAACATTGCTAtagtcaaatttaaaaataaagaatgtGAAATTactcaaattaaacattaaatcaGCAAGACAGccattaataaaatcaatctaaaaaaattcaatttaattatgcTTACAGGTTCTTCAGAAATGATACAAAGTTCACCAGCAGGGACACCTTTTTTTGTGAATTCAAGAGCTGCATAGCCAGCTGCAACACCACCTCCTAAAATCACATAAACAAATGCTCTCCCCATTTGGGTATTCTTGAATCAATGTCAAGAATTGAAAAGATGGTTGCTTTTCTAATTTTTTGAATGATTTAAATAAtgggtattatttatttattattattaacaaataaggTGCATCATTAGTTCTCAATCCAGTTTCTCTGGTTTTACCATATTACCCCTGACGATCATCAAACCAATTTGTGTCGTTGATGATGGGAGGCAAGTGGTTAGTAAAAAATTGGGGGTATTATCCAGGTGTCAGTGAGAAGAGAGGGCGGGGGAGTGATGGGCTAGATTTAATTAATAGATAAAGATGATAGGATAGGATAGGACAGGAATGGCTCGCCGGGAAATGAAATGGATCAATGTTTATGTCAGGCAAGTCCAACTGAATTTTGGATCACATCATATCATACCTTCTTCTTTATCATATCCTTACCATATAAAAGGGtttgtttggttcggttattttttttagccggtagtttttttttttttttttgataattagggaggggggagcgcttgtgggaggatttgaacccacgatTTTAGCATTTGCtgtccagcgcttataccatttgagctacagctcgtTGGTTTTAGCCGGTAGTTGGTAATTGTTGTTGGTGATCGTTATTAACTGTTGGTTGATAGATGAGGTTGATTTTAGTATTCTTATATTAGTGTATAGCTAGGGCAGAGCAtctcggttcggtttggttcggtttaattcGGTTTTGAATTGACCACGACCGACCAAGCCGAATTATACCGAATCGTAAATTAATTAACCAAACAccgaaattatttttgaacGAAAATTTCGGCAATCCGGT is part of the Mercurialis annua linkage group LG3, ddMerAnnu1.2, whole genome shotgun sequence genome and encodes:
- the LOC126673909 gene encoding monodehydroascorbate reductase 4, peroxisomal; this translates as MGRAFVYVILGGGVAAGYAALEFTKKGVPAGELCIISEEPVPPYERPALSKGYLLPEDPARLPSFHTCVGANEERLTPKSYKEHGIELVLGTRVKSADVRRKTLVTAAGETISYKILIIATGARALKLEEFGVSGSNAENVCYLRDLADADRLVNVMKSCVGGNAVVIGGGYIGMECAASLAINKINVTMVFPEEHCMARLFTPKIASYYEDYYISKGVKFIKGTVLSSLDMDFNGKVTAVNLRDGSKLPADLVVVGIGIRPNTSLFEGQLTLDKGGIKVNGQLQSSNSSVYAVGDVAAFPVKLFGETRRLEHVDSARKSARHAVASIMEPNKTEDFDYLPFFYSRVFALSWQFYGDSVGEVVHFGDYSGSTIGAYWVNKGHLVGSFLEGGTKEEYEVLAKATRRKPAIEDLSDLERQGFGFALTVSENPVTSPTVGTSSLILERPLYAWHATAGVVVAASVAAFAYWYGRRRRRW